Below is a genomic region from Burkholderia pyrrocinia.
CGAGTCGATATCGCCCGGGTGCGCGCCGTAGTAACCGGTCAGCCAGGTCGTCGGGCTATACGGCGACAGCAGCGTGTAGTACGCGGTGTACTGGCGGCCGGCCGTCACCGTACCGTACGATGCGTTGGTCATACCGACCCACGCCTGACGCGTGAAGATGCCGTTCGCCCACTGCGACGAGCCGTTGTTCGCGTTGAAGCCGGCTTCCAACTGGAAAATCGCCTTCGTGCCGCCGCCGAGATCTTCGCTGCCCTTCAGGCCGAAGCGGCTGCCTGCCCAAATGCCGGTGGCCATCTGCACCTTCGAGTGACCACCCGTGGTCGCGCCGACTGCCGACGAGTTGTTCTGCCAAGCGATAGCGTTATCGACGATACCGTACAGGGTCACGCTGCTCTGGGCGTGGGCGGCGGTAGCGGCTGCAAGGCCCGCTGCCGTCATGGCGAAAGCGACGCGCTTTTTCATTGATTCTCCGTCCTCAAAGAATGATTTCTTTTCTGGTGTGGTTTTATGACTGACACATGTGCGAGTACATGCCGGCGCAATTCTGACGGATTACCAATCGTTTCCCAACATGTGCAGTCGGTCATCGTATGATCGACGCAACGCGCGGGTTCACCAAGCGGTTACATAACACCTGAAAACGCTTACGCGACGGGCCTTTCCGGCATTTCCCGGTGAAAACCCTAGCTTTACATTTTTACTGGTGCAACACGACCGACCGATGTCGTCAGACGCCTTCGGCAACAATCCTCTTACCAATGCGCGATCGCAGCTGACGCCGCGATTCACGCCGCCGCGCAGGATCGCTGACGTTCATGACACCCACATTTCGGGAAACGAAATCGTGAAAACGTTTCAGTCCGCACCGGGAGATCGGACGGAAGCGGCCCGGCGAACGCGGGCCGAAGGACGATGCCGGCGCGGCGCGCCGGCGACATTCAACGCGACGCCGGCGACGCGAGCCGCGCGTTCACCGCATCGGCGAGCGCGGTCATCCGCGCACGGATCGCCGTGTTCGAGCCGACCAGCGTGAGCGACGACGCCATGATCCGGTAGATGCGTTTTCTCGGCACCTTGGCCGGCTTCGCCGGGTCGAGCCACGCATCGTGGCCAGCGAGCAGTTCGAGCGTTTCGAGGCCGATCATGATCGGCCACAGGCACGCGAGCCGCAGCCGCACGAAGCGGCGCGGGATCGCGAGCGTATACAGGCACGCGTCGCGATACTGGTCGAGCGCGATGCGCAGCAGGTCGACCAGCACGCCGCGCGCGCGCACCGACGCATCGGGCTGCATCAATTCGGCGACGCCGAGCCCGTGCGCGCCCAGCACGTCGTCGGGCAGGTAGCAGCGGCCGATGCGCAGGTCCTTCGCGCAGTCGCGCAGGATGTTGGTCATCTGCAGCGCCTTGCCGAAACGGATGCCCTTCTCGCGCATGTCCGGCAAGTCCAAGCCGCGCGCGGCACCCGTGTGTGCGCCCGTCATGTCGGTCCAGAACTCGCCCACGCAGCCCGCGACGAGATACGTGTAGCGGTCGAGCATCGCGCGCGTCGGCAGCGACGCGACCTGCCCCGACTGTTCGTCCGGGAACGTGCGCAGGTCGAATTCCATGCCTGACGTCAGCGTCGCGACGACCTTGCGGATCGACGCGCGGTCGGCGTCCGGCTGCGCGCGCAGCAGCGCGAGCATCGGCTCCATCGAGCCGAGCAGCACGTGCTCGTGCGAATCCGTCTGCATCCGCGTCACGTCGTCGAGCGAACGCGACAGCGCCGCGCCGTCGCCGAGCCGCTCGACCTCGTCGCGCAGATCGGTCAGCAACGCCGCCCGGCGATCGGGTGCGACGAGCGCGGTATCGGCGATCGTATCGGCCGCGCGCGCGAGCAGGTACGCGAGGCCGACCGGGTCGCGCATGCCGTCGGGCAGCACGCGCAGCGTCAGGTAGAAGGAGCGGGAAACGTTCTTCAGCAGGTCGCCGAGCAGGTAGGCGGAATCGGTTCGGGTCGTCATGGGTCGGGAAAAATCGGCCGGCGCGGGCCCCGGACGCCCACGGGCGCCGGGCGCCCGCGCCGGCCCGCGAGTCGCCGCATCGTCGCGCCGCGCGGGCGTCGGCCCGGGCGCTGCGATGCAAAATTCCCGCAAGTTTAGTGCATCCGGCGCGCGGCCTGCCCGCGACCACCGGAATGCGGCACGCACACGGCCGCCGCGCCCCTCCCCGCCGCCCTCATCGCACCCTCGAACAAAACGGAAAGGACAAAGTAATACATATGTAATGATTCGGTGCGACGATCGCGTCCCGTTCGATTCCGTATGGCACGGCATGACAGCCGCACCGGCGGAGCGAGCGCCCTTTTCCGACTGTTCCGACTCCCGTTCCGAAGGTTCATCGACATGTCCTTTATGCGCCCGAGCGCCCTGCGCTACGTCCCGTTCGCCTGTGCCGCCGCCTTCCTGCTCGCCGCGTGCAACGACGGCGACGACCTGACGTCCGATCCCACGCAGCCGATTTCCGCGAAGGTCCAGGTGGTCGGCCATCGCGGCGCGAGCGCGCTGCGCCCCGAGCACACGCTCGCGTCGTACCGCAAGGCGATCGAGGACGGCGCGGACGTCATCGAGCCCGACCTCGTGTCGACGCGCGACGGCGTGCTCGTCGCGCGCCACGAGAACGAGATCTCGGGCACGACGAACGTGTCGGCGCTACCGCAGTTCGCAAGCCGCAAGGCGACCAAGACCATCGACGGCACGCAGCTCACGGGCTGGTTCACCGAGGATTTCACGCTCGCCGAGCTGAAGACGCTGCGCGCGCGCGAGCGCATTCCGCAGGTCCGCCCCGCGAACACCGCGTACAACGACCAGTTCGAGATTCCGACCTTCGACGAGATCGTCGCGCTCGCGAAGCAGATGTCCGCGCAGACCGGCCGCACGATCCACCTGTATCCGGAAACCAAGCATCCGACCTACTTCCAGTCGATCAACCTGCCGCTCGAGGACCGCCTCGTCGACGCGCTGCTGAACGATACGTACACGTCGCGCACCGCGACCGTCTACATCCAGTCGTTCGAGGTCGCGAACCTGAAGACGATCCGCAACCGGATCAAGTCGAGCCAGCCGAACTGGAAGCTCGTGCAGTTGATGGA
It encodes:
- a CDS encoding glycerophosphodiester phosphodiesterase, whose amino-acid sequence is MSFMRPSALRYVPFACAAAFLLAACNDGDDLTSDPTQPISAKVQVVGHRGASALRPEHTLASYRKAIEDGADVIEPDLVSTRDGVLVARHENEISGTTNVSALPQFASRKATKTIDGTQLTGWFTEDFTLAELKTLRARERIPQVRPANTAYNDQFEIPTFDEIVALAKQMSAQTGRTIHLYPETKHPTYFQSINLPLEDRLVDALLNDTYTSRTATVYIQSFEVANLKTIRNRIKSSQPNWKLVQLMDEAGQRPYDFVKANDKRTYGDLSTRDGMREIATYANGVGPYKTSIIAVAADGTLQQPTPYVRYAHEAGLVVHPYTFRPENNFLPASLKDGGTAATRNTAGSVREIQAYLRAGIDGFFTDDPAVGRTAVDTFKR
- a CDS encoding phytoene/squalene synthase family protein: MTTRTDSAYLLGDLLKNVSRSFYLTLRVLPDGMRDPVGLAYLLARAADTIADTALVAPDRRAALLTDLRDEVERLGDGAALSRSLDDVTRMQTDSHEHVLLGSMEPMLALLRAQPDADRASIRKVVATLTSGMEFDLRTFPDEQSGQVASLPTRAMLDRYTYLVAGCVGEFWTDMTGAHTGAARGLDLPDMREKGIRFGKALQMTNILRDCAKDLRIGRCYLPDDVLGAHGLGVAELMQPDASVRARGVLVDLLRIALDQYRDACLYTLAIPRRFVRLRLACLWPIMIGLETLELLAGHDAWLDPAKPAKVPRKRIYRIMASSLTLVGSNTAIRARMTALADAVNARLASPASR